Below is a window of Mycolicibacterium chitae DNA.
GGCGGTGCGCGCGGCGGGCTTCACCGTCGAGCACTCCGAGGCGGGCCTGTACCTGTGGGCCACCCGTGGCGAACCGTGCCGCGACACGGTGGCCTGGCTGGCCGAGCGCGGCATCCTGGCGGCACCCGGGGAGTTCTACGGCCCGCGCGGGGCCCAGCACGTGCGAATCGCGTTGACCGCCACCGACGAGCGGGTGGCCGCCGCGGCCGCCCGGCTCGCCTGATTAGCGCCCCGACGGCACGGCGTCGTCGCTCTCGGCGACCGACATCTCCGGTGGCGGCACGCGGAACAGCCGGGTCAGATACAGCAGCCACCCGAAGCCGACCACCAGCCAGACCGCGCCGATCACCAGCGCGTTTACGTCGAGGTTGGTCAGCAGCCACACGATGACCAGCAGGCCGATCAGCGGTTGCACGGTCCAGCTCAGCGCATTGCGCGGGACTTCTCCGCGCGTGCGCAGGAACAGCACGATCACCGAGATGTTGACGAAGGCGAACGCGGTGAACGCGCCGAAGTTGATGAACGACGTCGACGTCGTCACGTCCAGCCCCAAGGCCAGCAGCCCGATGACGCCGGTGAGCACCAGGTTCAGCGCCGGGGTGCGGAACCGCGGGGAGATGTAGCCGAAGAACTTCCGGGGCAGCACGCCGTCGCGCCCCATGGCGTACATCAGCCGCGAGCCGGCCGCCTGGATCGGGATGCCGGCGGTGAACTGCGCGACGATGACGGTGGCCAGGAAGATCGCGCTGAAGAAGTCGCCGCCGATGGCGCGGGCGATGTCGAGGGCCGCCGAGTCGGTGTTCTCGAAGACCCCGCCCGGGTGTACCAGTTGGGTCACGAACGCGACCGCGACGAAGATCGCGCCCGCGATCGCGGCGGTCAGCACGATGGCCCGCGGCACGGTGCGGCGTGCGTCGACGGCCTCCTCGGCGAACGTGCTCACCGCGTCGAATCCGATGAAGCTGTAGGCGGCGACGGCGGCGCCGGCCACGACCGCGCCCAGGGTGGTCGCGTCGTTCCAGAACGGGGCGGTGGTGACGGCCAGGGCGTCGTCGGCGAGGATGCGGCGCAACGACAGGCCGACGAAGAAGGCCAGGACGAGGAACTGGAACCCGATCAGCAGCACGTTCAGCCGGGTCGCCACCTTGATGCCGACGACGTTGAGGACCGTCGTCAACAGGATGAACGCCAGCAGGAAGATCCACGACGGCACCCCGGGGAACTGCGCCGTCAGATACGCGGTTCCGATGAGCCAGACCACCATTGGCAGGAAGAAGTAGTCGAGCATGATCGCCCAGCCGACCATGAAACCCAGCCGCGGCCCCAGGGACCGGCGGGCGTAGGTGTAGGCCGACCCGGCGGCGGGGAACTCCCGGGCCAGCTTGGCATAGCTGAGCGCGGTGAAGATCATCGCGACCGTGGTCAACAGGTAGCTGCTGGCCAGCGTGCCGTTGCTGACCTCCGAGAAGGCGCCGAACGTGGTCAGGACGATGAACGGCGTGATGTAGGCGATGCCGAACAGCACCATCGGCCACAGCGTGATCGAACGCTGCAGGCCACCGGGAGCTTCAGTCACGGTTCTCTCCCTCCTTGCCGGCACCCCAACGGGCCGCGGTGATGCTGCCGTCGTAGAGCGGCAGCGGGATCTCGGCATCGTCGCCGCGGACCTGGCTCCACATCCGATTGAGTCCGCACGTGCCGTGGTCGCGCACGCGGGCGACGGCGCCGAAATCGAGTACGTCGGTGAGGAATGTCGGGCTCTCGCTGGGCGCCTGGGACCGCACCAGGCCCTCCGGGTCGACGATGATGCTGCGCCCGGTGCCCGACGGCGCGGCCGCGTTGACGCTGACCGTGTACATCTGGTTCTGAATGCTGGTGGCGCGCGCCAGGACGAGCTCCTGTTCCCGGTCCGACGTGGAGGTCTGGGCCGGGTAGATCGCGAGATCGGCGCCGTTGTAGGCCAAGTGGCGCCCGACCTCCGGGAACCAGATGTCATAACAGATGCCGAGGCCGACAGTGCCGATGTCCGGGATGTCGAACGTGACGAACTCGGTTCCGGAGGTGAACGGCTCGAAGGGCCGCCACGGGAAGATCTTTCGGTAGGCGGCGACCAGTTCTCCCGCGGGGGAGAACGCGGCCAGGGTGTTGAACAGTTCGCCCCGCGGTCCGCGTTCGATGACGGTTCCGGGTAGCAGCCAAACGTTTTCGGCGCGGGCGATCTCGGCGAGTTCGCGGGCGCGCGGCCCGTCGAGCGGTTCGGCGATGCGCTCGTAGGCCGTCCGGCGCTCGTCGGGGGTGCCGGCCACGGCGCAGGGGTGGAACTCCGGGTAGACGATCATCTTCGTCCGCGGGAAATCGGCCATCAGGCCACGCACTTCGGCACGCAGCTGTCGGGTCGCCACGGCCGGATCGCGCGCCGGTACCTGAGCCACGACGATCGGTAGCCGCCGATCCATTCCGCCCTCCAAATTAGGCGTTTGACAGCGAATTTCCCGCAGGAGGCTCGCGTTTTGTCCGATACTACTAACCACGCGGGCCCCGATATGGCTGTTCAGCCATACAGTTCGGCGGGCCGGGCCGAGGATCCTGGGGACATGGACGCCATCACTGGAATCACCGAGGTGCCGCTCCCACACAACGAACCCGTGCACGACTACGCCCCGGGCTCACCCGAACGCGACCGCCTGACCACGGCGTTGGTCGCCCTGGCCGACGAACCGATCGACCTGCCGCACGTGATCGGCGGCAAGCGCACCATGGGCGACGGCCGACAGATCCGGGTCGTGCAACCGCACCGGCACAGCGCGCTACTCGGCACGCTGACCAACGCCGAGCATGCCGACGCCGACGCCGCCGTGACGGCGGCCATGGCGGCCCGGGCGGACTGGGCCGCCATGCCGTTCGACGAGCGCGCCGCGGTCTTCCTGCGCGCCGCGGACCTGATGGCCGGGCCGTGGCGGGAACGGATCGCCGCGGCCACCATGCTGGGCCAGTCGAAGACGGCCTATCAGGCCGAGATCGACGCGCCGTGCGAACTCGTCGACTTCTGGCGGTTCAACGTCGCGTTCGCGCGCGACATCATGGCTCGGCAGCCCAACAGTTCCCCCGGGGTGTGGAACCGCACCGACTACCGTCCGCTCGACGGATTCGTCTACGCCGTCACGCCGTTCAACTTCACCGCGATCGCCGGTAACCTGCCGACCGCCCCGGCCCTGATGGGTAACACGGTGGTGTGGAAGCCGTCGGTCACCCAGACGCTGGCCGCCTACCTGACCCTGCAACTGCTCGAGGCCGCGGGCCTGCCGCCCGGGGTGATCAACCTGCTCACCGGGGACGGTCTGGCGGTCTCGGAGGTCGTGCTCGCCGACCCGCGGCTGGCCGGCATCCACTTCACCGGGTCCACGGGCACGTTCCAGCACCTGTGGCG
It encodes the following:
- a CDS encoding APC family permease, whose protein sequence is MTEAPGGLQRSITLWPMVLFGIAYITPFIVLTTFGAFSEVSNGTLASSYLLTTVAMIFTALSYAKLAREFPAAGSAYTYARRSLGPRLGFMVGWAIMLDYFFLPMVVWLIGTAYLTAQFPGVPSWIFLLAFILLTTVLNVVGIKVATRLNVLLIGFQFLVLAFFVGLSLRRILADDALAVTTAPFWNDATTLGAVVAGAAVAAYSFIGFDAVSTFAEEAVDARRTVPRAIVLTAAIAGAIFVAVAFVTQLVHPGGVFENTDSAALDIARAIGGDFFSAIFLATVIVAQFTAGIPIQAAGSRLMYAMGRDGVLPRKFFGYISPRFRTPALNLVLTGVIGLLALGLDVTTSTSFINFGAFTAFAFVNISVIVLFLRTRGEVPRNALSWTVQPLIGLLVIVWLLTNLDVNALVIGAVWLVVGFGWLLYLTRLFRVPPPEMSVAESDDAVPSGR
- a CDS encoding carbon-nitrogen hydrolase family protein encodes the protein MDRRLPIVVAQVPARDPAVATRQLRAEVRGLMADFPRTKMIVYPEFHPCAVAGTPDERRTAYERIAEPLDGPRARELAEIARAENVWLLPGTVIERGPRGELFNTLAAFSPAGELVAAYRKIFPWRPFEPFTSGTEFVTFDIPDIGTVGLGICYDIWFPEVGRHLAYNGADLAIYPAQTSTSDREQELVLARATSIQNQMYTVSVNAAAPSGTGRSIIVDPEGLVRSQAPSESPTFLTDVLDFGAVARVRDHGTCGLNRMWSQVRGDDAEIPLPLYDGSITAARWGAGKEGENRD
- the pruA gene encoding L-glutamate gamma-semialdehyde dehydrogenase yields the protein MTGITEVPLPHNEPVHDYAPGSPERDRLTTALVALADEPIDLPHVIGGKRTMGDGRQIRVVQPHRHSALLGTLTNAEHADADAAVTAAMAARADWAAMPFDERAAVFLRAADLMAGPWRERIAAATMLGQSKTAYQAEIDAPCELVDFWRFNVAFARDIMARQPNSSPGVWNRTDYRPLDGFVYAVTPFNFTAIAGNLPTAPALMGNTVVWKPSVTQTLAAYLTLQLLEAAGLPPGVINLLTGDGLAVSEVVLADPRLAGIHFTGSTGTFQHLWREVGANIERYHSYPRLVGETGGKDFVVAHASARPDVLRTALIRGAFDYQGQKCSAASRAFIPRSVWQRMGDDFLAATEALRYGDVTDLDNYGGALIDERAFAKNVKAIERAKDAPGVTVAVGGDYDDSTGYFVRPTVLLSDDPGDEAFATEYFGPILAVHVFPDEQFDDILGVVDAGAKYALTGAVIADDRAAIATASQRLRFAAGNFYVNDKPTGAVVGQQPFGGSRASGTNDKAGSPLNLLRWTSARSLKETFVPPTEHGYPHMGA